One Ignavibacteriota bacterium DNA segment encodes these proteins:
- a CDS encoding 2-isopropylmalate synthase has translation MSEDKVFIFDTTLRDGEQSPGCSMNLGEKLRMAAQLEQLHVDVIEAGFPIASVGDFEAVREIAGVVQTAAVAGLCRAVAGDIDRAWEALSHARRPRIHTFIATSEIHLAHKLRRSHAQVLKDVDVAVRHARSLCPEIEFSCEDASRSDIGFLAEVVAAAIAAGATVINLPDTVGYAVPEEYGNMFRDIRARVAGIEKVILSTHCHNDLGLAVANSLAALQNGARQIECTVNGIGERAGNAALEEIVMALKTRGEYLGVESGVVSEELLRSSRLLSSLTGMMVQRNKAIVGANAFAHEAGIHQDGMLKSAITYEIMTPQSVGIKHSTLVLGKHSGRHALKQRYADLGYTLAPDELERAYKEFTAIADQKKEVFDEELVAILDDRPVELDSYYHLENLHVSSGTGVRPTATVELRRGEARMVDSATGDGPVDAAYRAIERVTGIAGTLTEYSVKSVSYGHDTVGEAFVRVEFDGVLFNGRAVSTDVITGSVKAYIEALNRSQASLTRKKEQAKVEMEATA, from the coding sequence ATGAGCGAGGACAAGGTATTCATATTCGATACGACGCTCCGCGACGGTGAGCAGAGCCCGGGATGCAGCATGAATCTGGGGGAGAAGCTCCGGATGGCGGCACAGCTCGAGCAATTGCACGTGGACGTGATCGAGGCAGGATTCCCCATCGCGTCGGTGGGGGACTTTGAGGCCGTGCGCGAGATCGCGGGTGTCGTTCAGACCGCCGCGGTGGCGGGGTTATGCCGCGCGGTCGCGGGCGATATCGACCGGGCGTGGGAAGCGTTGTCGCATGCCCGCAGGCCACGCATTCATACGTTCATTGCCACGTCGGAGATCCACCTTGCCCATAAGCTCCGCAGGTCGCATGCACAGGTGCTGAAGGATGTGGATGTGGCGGTACGCCATGCGCGCTCGCTCTGTCCTGAGATCGAGTTCTCGTGCGAGGATGCGTCCCGGAGCGATATCGGGTTCCTGGCCGAGGTCGTCGCGGCGGCCATCGCTGCGGGCGCAACCGTCATCAATCTTCCCGATACGGTGGGGTATGCGGTCCCCGAGGAGTATGGGAACATGTTCCGTGATATCCGTGCCCGTGTGGCAGGGATAGAGAAGGTGATCCTGAGCACGCACTGCCATAACGATCTGGGACTTGCCGTGGCGAACTCCCTGGCCGCGCTTCAGAACGGGGCCCGGCAGATCGAGTGCACGGTGAACGGGATCGGTGAACGGGCAGGCAATGCCGCGCTCGAAGAGATCGTGATGGCGCTGAAGACCCGTGGTGAATACCTCGGCGTGGAGTCGGGCGTGGTGAGTGAAGAACTGCTGCGGTCCAGCCGCCTGCTCAGCAGCCTGACCGGCATGATGGTGCAGCGGAACAAGGCCATTGTCGGCGCGAATGCCTTCGCGCATGAGGCCGGCATCCATCAGGACGGCATGCTGAAGAGCGCGATCACGTACGAGATCATGACCCCGCAATCGGTGGGCATCAAACACAGTACGCTGGTCCTCGGCAAACATTCGGGCCGGCATGCGCTGAAGCAGCGGTATGCCGATCTGGGATACACGCTGGCCCCGGATGAGCTGGAGCGTGCGTACAAAGAGTTCACCGCGATCGCCGATCAGAAGAAAGAGGTCTTCGATGAGGAGCTTGTCGCGATCCTGGATGACCGGCCGGTGGAACTCGATTCGTACTATCATCTGGAGAATCTGCATGTGAGCAGCGGAACCGGCGTGCGGCCGACAGCCACCGTGGAACTCCGCCGCGGCGAAGCGCGCATGGTCGACTCGGCGACGGGCGACGGGCCGGTGGACGCCGCGTACCGGGCGATCGAGCGGGTGACCGGCATTGCCGGCACACTGACGGAATACTCGGTGAAGTCCGTGAGCTATGGACATGACACCGTCGGCGAGGCGTTCGTCCGCGTGGAATTCGACGGCGTACTGTTCAACGGTCGCGCGGTGAGCACGGACGTCATCACGGGGAGCGTGAAGGCGTACATCGAGGCTCTGAACCGGTCGCAGGCGTCCCTGACACGGAAAAAAGAACAGGCAAAAGTTGAGATGGAGGCCACTGCGTGA
- the ilvC gene encoding ketol-acid reductoisomerase, producing the protein MAIMDFGGVQEEVVTREEMPLARARQVLKNEVVGILGYGPQGQGQGMNLRDNGIKVIIGQRKGGRGWKDAIADGWVPGKNLFETIEEVASRATVIEYLLSDAGQKEQWPKLASCLREGQALSFSHGFSVVFREQTGVVPPPSVDVVLVAPKGAGRTVRANFLAGSGINSSFAVHQDATGRARERVIALGIAIGSGYLFPTTFENEVYSDLTGERGVLLGAIAGMMKAQYDVLRAMGHSPSEAFNETVEESTQSLYPLMGKNGVDWMIGACSTTAQRGALDWAKKFEAATRPVMEELYRSVRTGAEAKRTLDTCGAADYREKLESELDEWRTMEMWKAGATVRSLRPENWAGKKVAKAPARKAPKKSAKKGVAKKKAAPKQVKKAAKKKGKR; encoded by the coding sequence ATGGCAATCATGGACTTCGGCGGCGTGCAGGAAGAGGTCGTCACCCGTGAAGAAATGCCTCTGGCACGCGCACGACAGGTTCTGAAGAATGAGGTGGTGGGCATCCTGGGCTATGGCCCTCAGGGGCAGGGACAGGGCATGAACCTGCGCGACAACGGGATCAAGGTCATCATCGGGCAGAGGAAGGGCGGCCGTGGCTGGAAGGATGCGATCGCGGATGGCTGGGTGCCGGGGAAGAATCTGTTCGAGACGATCGAGGAGGTCGCTTCGCGGGCCACGGTGATCGAATACCTCCTGTCGGATGCCGGACAGAAGGAGCAGTGGCCGAAGCTTGCCTCGTGCCTGCGCGAAGGCCAGGCGCTCAGCTTTTCCCACGGCTTCTCCGTGGTGTTCCGCGAGCAGACCGGCGTGGTGCCGCCTCCGTCGGTGGATGTGGTCCTTGTGGCACCGAAAGGTGCCGGGCGGACGGTGCGCGCGAACTTCCTCGCCGGCAGCGGCATCAATTCCAGCTTCGCCGTTCATCAGGATGCCACGGGCCGTGCGCGTGAACGCGTCATTGCGCTCGGCATCGCGATCGGCTCCGGTTACCTGTTCCCGACGACGTTTGAGAACGAGGTCTACAGCGACCTGACCGGCGAGCGGGGTGTTTTGCTGGGTGCGATCGCCGGGATGATGAAGGCGCAGTACGATGTGCTGCGTGCCATGGGACATTCACCGAGCGAAGCGTTCAATGAGACCGTGGAGGAATCCACCCAGAGCCTCTACCCCCTGATGGGGAAGAATGGCGTGGACTGGATGATCGGCGCCTGCAGCACGACGGCGCAGCGCGGTGCCCTCGACTGGGCGAAGAAGTTCGAAGCTGCGACGCGGCCTGTGATGGAAGAGCTGTACAGGAGCGTGAGGACCGGTGCGGAGGCAAAACGCACGCTGGATACCTGTGGTGCGGCCGACTATCGCGAGAAGCTCGAGAGTGAGCTGGACGAGTGGCGCACGATGGAGATGTGGAAAGCCGGCGCTACGGTCCGCTCGCTGCGGCCGGAGAACTGGGCAGGAAAGAAGGTGGCCAAGGCCCCGGCACGGAAGGCGCCGAAGAAGAGCGCAAAGAAGGGCGTAGCGAAAAAGAAGGCGGCGCCAAAGCAGGTAAAGAAGGCCGCAAAGAAGAAGGGGAAGCGCTGA
- a CDS encoding S9 family peptidase, whose translation MNSTDTLRRAGVILCALLTLPSAMISGTPGERPSFAQIFKNAEPRLTRPLPTVSGWADDAHYLEARRPPAVPRPATVLVDAASGSEQPGPDLQEFASVLGTDIEPGSHVTSVPSLGVYIYNSSNDLFCLDTRARQRTRLTSGHEKEQTPIISPDGKHVAFTREHDLFSVEIATGRETRYTSDGAELIYNGWAAWLYYEEILGRASQYRAFWWAPDGRSIAFYRFDESLVPEFPIFVADGVHGSIEHTRYPKAGDPNPRVRIGIAAVGSATVVWADLDETRDQYFGPVCWTPDSKAVFIQWMNRQQDSLVIFGVDPRKGTATRVLIEHQNSWVDWFESIHFLDDNTGFIVQSDRNGWPHLYLHSMSGALRTQLTDGPWAVTGVEAIDQVNRTVFFTARKEASTRTDLYSVRLDGKKLRRLTFGEYTHTVKVSPRGSFFTTQYSSVSEPPRLALLRGDGTLLRELGTSKTDAFDTYELALPSMTTITTPDGYALPAVITRPFDFDPSRRYPVLISVYGGPNAGSVFDGWKSMGGQWLAREGVIQLSVDHRGSGHFGKAGAALMHRKLGTWEMYDYIATVAWLRAQPWVDSTRICITGGSYGGYVTALALTAGAGYFTHGIAEYSVTDWQLYDSHYTERYMDTPAENPEGYREASVMTHAHKYHGVMRLVHGTSDDNVHMQNTIQLVDTLEDMNKEFELMLYPGGRHGWGGAKAIHLRTDTYRFYYEHLIRKPFPEELFKTLDVASMRRRP comes from the coding sequence ATGAATTCGACCGATACCCTCCGGCGCGCAGGAGTCATCCTGTGCGCCCTTCTCACTCTTCCCTCAGCGATGATCAGCGGAACCCCGGGGGAACGCCCGTCGTTCGCACAGATATTCAAGAATGCTGAACCTCGCCTCACCCGCCCATTGCCCACGGTCTCAGGCTGGGCGGATGACGCACACTATCTTGAGGCCCGGCGACCACCTGCAGTCCCGCGACCGGCCACCGTCCTCGTTGATGCAGCCTCGGGATCCGAACAGCCGGGTCCGGACCTTCAGGAATTCGCCAGCGTCCTCGGCACCGATATCGAACCCGGTTCCCATGTGACCTCCGTCCCGTCCCTGGGGGTCTATATCTACAATTCCTCGAACGACCTTTTCTGTCTCGACACACGCGCACGACAACGCACGAGGCTCACCTCGGGGCACGAAAAGGAGCAGACACCCATCATCTCCCCCGACGGCAAACATGTCGCCTTCACCCGGGAGCATGACCTCTTCAGCGTGGAGATCGCGACCGGCAGGGAGACCCGCTACACGTCCGACGGCGCCGAACTCATCTACAATGGCTGGGCGGCGTGGCTGTACTATGAAGAGATCCTCGGCCGCGCGAGCCAGTACCGCGCATTCTGGTGGGCCCCCGATGGCCGCTCCATCGCCTTCTACCGATTCGACGAATCATTGGTGCCGGAATTCCCGATCTTCGTCGCGGACGGAGTGCATGGAAGCATCGAGCACACACGGTACCCCAAAGCAGGAGATCCGAACCCGCGCGTGCGCATCGGCATCGCCGCAGTCGGTTCGGCGACCGTCGTCTGGGCCGACCTTGATGAGACCAGAGATCAGTACTTCGGACCGGTCTGCTGGACACCGGACAGCAAAGCGGTGTTCATTCAATGGATGAACCGGCAACAGGATTCCCTGGTGATCTTCGGTGTCGATCCCCGGAAAGGAACTGCAACGCGGGTGTTGATCGAACATCAGAACTCCTGGGTGGACTGGTTCGAATCCATCCATTTCCTCGACGACAACACCGGTTTCATCGTGCAGAGTGATCGCAATGGCTGGCCCCACCTCTATCTTCACAGCATGTCCGGTGCCCTCCGTACCCAACTGACGGACGGCCCCTGGGCCGTGACGGGTGTGGAAGCCATCGATCAGGTGAACAGGACAGTATTCTTCACCGCCCGGAAAGAAGCATCAACAAGGACGGACCTCTACAGCGTCCGGCTGGACGGCAAGAAATTGCGCCGCCTGACCTTCGGCGAATACACGCACACGGTGAAGGTCTCCCCTCGCGGGAGTTTCTTCACGACACAGTACTCGTCGGTCAGCGAACCTCCCCGACTGGCATTGCTCCGGGGCGACGGCACACTGCTCCGCGAACTCGGCACGAGCAAGACCGACGCCTTCGACACATACGAACTTGCCCTCCCCTCGATGACGACCATTACCACGCCGGACGGGTATGCACTCCCGGCGGTGATCACGCGTCCGTTCGATTTCGATCCATCACGACGGTATCCGGTTCTGATCAGCGTCTATGGCGGCCCGAACGCCGGATCGGTGTTCGATGGATGGAAGTCGATGGGCGGACAGTGGCTCGCGCGTGAAGGAGTGATCCAATTGTCGGTCGACCACCGCGGATCCGGCCATTTCGGAAAGGCCGGTGCGGCGCTCATGCATCGGAAGCTGGGCACGTGGGAAATGTATGACTACATTGCGACTGTCGCATGGCTCCGCGCCCAGCCATGGGTGGACAGCACGCGCATCTGCATCACCGGAGGGAGTTACGGTGGATATGTGACCGCACTCGCCCTCACCGCCGGTGCCGGCTACTTCACGCACGGGATCGCCGAGTACTCCGTGACCGACTGGCAACTGTACGACTCCCACTACACGGAGCGGTATATGGATACTCCGGCCGAGAATCCGGAAGGATACCGCGAGGCATCCGTGATGACCCACGCACACAAGTATCACGGCGTCATGCGCCTCGTTCATGGAACTTCGGACGACAACGTGCACATGCAGAACACGATCCAGCTTGTGGACACACTGGAAGACATGAACAAGGAATTCGAACTGATGCTCTACCCCGGCGGGCGGCACGGATGGGGAGGGGCCAAGGCGATCCACCTCCGCACCGACACCTATCGCTTCTACTATGAACACCTGATACGGAAACCGTTCCCGGAGGAACTCTTCAAGACTCTGGACGTGGCGTCGATGCGCAGAAGGCCGTAG
- the leuC gene encoding 3-isopropylmalate dehydratase large subunit, with the protein MSTATAPRTLFEKIWDTHVVASEPGAPTLIYIDLQLVHEVTSPQAFTGLRRRGLTVRRPERTVATVDHSIPTLANAVPDALAAAQIATLEKNATESGIRLFGSKSHDGGVVHVLGPEQGFTRPGMTIVCGDSHTSTHGAFGALAFGIGTSEVEHVLATQCLLQQRPRTAEVRIEGKLQKGVTAKDVILALLAKIGVGGGTGYVFEYTGSTVRNFTMEERMTLCNMSIEGGARAGMVAPDEVTFAYLAERGIDKAELEASVPLWRALLTDPGAQYDHTISLDVSELAPMVTFGTNPGMGVQVTGRIPDPEQVADASGKSTLKNALHYMGLTAGQAVLGQPIQVVFIGSCTNGRISDLRAAASVLKGRSVAKGVRMLVVPGSRAVKRQAEAEGLDRIFREAGAEWREPGCSMCIAMNGDEVAAGQYAVSTSNRNFEGRQGRGSRTFLASPLTAAASAVTGTLTDVRSMA; encoded by the coding sequence GTGAGTACGGCAACAGCACCACGAACACTGTTTGAGAAGATCTGGGACACCCACGTGGTAGCCTCGGAACCCGGCGCCCCGACGTTGATCTATATCGATCTCCAGTTGGTCCATGAGGTGACCTCGCCGCAGGCCTTCACGGGCCTCCGGAGACGGGGCCTCACCGTACGCCGTCCCGAGCGTACCGTGGCAACCGTCGATCACAGCATCCCGACGCTCGCCAATGCGGTGCCCGACGCGCTCGCCGCTGCACAGATCGCGACGCTTGAGAAGAACGCTACGGAATCGGGCATCCGGCTCTTCGGATCGAAGAGCCACGATGGGGGTGTCGTGCACGTCCTCGGACCCGAGCAGGGGTTCACGAGGCCGGGGATGACCATCGTGTGTGGCGACAGCCACACATCGACCCATGGTGCGTTCGGTGCGCTGGCATTCGGGATCGGGACGAGCGAGGTGGAGCATGTGCTTGCCACGCAGTGCCTGCTGCAGCAGCGCCCCAGGACGGCAGAAGTGCGGATCGAGGGGAAACTGCAGAAGGGTGTCACGGCAAAGGATGTGATCCTCGCGCTTCTTGCGAAGATCGGCGTCGGCGGCGGAACGGGATACGTCTTTGAATACACCGGTTCAACGGTCCGCAACTTCACCATGGAAGAGCGGATGACCCTGTGCAATATGTCGATCGAAGGCGGTGCCCGGGCAGGCATGGTCGCTCCGGATGAAGTCACGTTCGCGTATCTTGCGGAACGTGGCATCGACAAGGCCGAACTGGAGGCCAGCGTACCACTCTGGCGTGCATTGCTCACCGATCCGGGTGCGCAGTACGATCATACGATCTCGCTGGATGTGAGTGAACTGGCCCCGATGGTCACTTTTGGTACGAACCCCGGTATGGGCGTGCAGGTGACCGGGCGGATCCCGGATCCCGAACAGGTGGCGGATGCATCAGGAAAGAGTACTCTGAAGAATGCGTTGCACTATATGGGGCTTACGGCCGGTCAGGCGGTGCTGGGGCAGCCGATCCAGGTGGTGTTCATCGGGAGCTGCACCAATGGGCGCATCTCCGACCTGCGGGCTGCCGCGTCGGTCCTGAAGGGCCGTTCCGTCGCGAAGGGTGTCAGGATGCTTGTTGTTCCGGGTTCCCGTGCTGTGAAGCGGCAGGCGGAAGCCGAGGGCCTGGACCGCATCTTCCGTGAAGCCGGTGCTGAATGGCGTGAACCCGGATGTTCGATGTGCATCGCGATGAACGGCGATGAAGTGGCGGCCGGTCAGTATGCCGTGAGCACGAGCAACCGCAACTTCGAAGGCAGGCAGGGCAGGGGAAGCCGGACATTCCTTGCGTCGCCGCTCACCGCGGCCGCGTCCGCCGTCACAGGAACATTGACCGATGTAAGGAGTATGGCATGA
- the leuD gene encoding 3-isopropylmalate dehydratase small subunit translates to MSTTAHTAGAGSFRPITSIVASVPADNIDTDQIIPARFLKITDSAGLGEHAFEDFRRNPDGSPRADFALNRPDRTGAAILIAGDNFGCGSSREHAPWALKGAGIRVVVSTSFADIFRGNALKNGILPIALSAADCASLHALGSSDAKVTADLEAQTITWPGGAASFRIDPFARTCLLQGVDELGYILKHEPAITAFEQARVAAGGKA, encoded by the coding sequence ATGAGTACCACTGCACACACCGCAGGGGCCGGAAGCTTCCGGCCGATCACATCGATCGTGGCCTCTGTGCCTGCGGACAATATCGACACCGACCAGATCATTCCTGCCCGCTTCCTGAAGATCACCGACAGTGCGGGGCTCGGCGAGCATGCGTTCGAGGATTTCCGGAGGAACCCGGATGGATCGCCGCGGGCCGACTTCGCATTGAACCGTCCGGACCGTACCGGCGCCGCGATCCTGATCGCCGGCGACAACTTCGGATGCGGCTCGTCGCGTGAGCACGCTCCGTGGGCGCTCAAGGGCGCCGGGATCCGCGTGGTCGTCAGCACCTCATTCGCTGATATCTTCCGCGGCAACGCACTGAAGAACGGGATCCTTCCGATAGCCCTGAGCGCGGCGGATTGCGCCTCATTGCATGCCCTCGGGTCAAGCGATGCGAAGGTTACCGCAGACCTGGAAGCGCAGACGATCACCTGGCCGGGAGGCGCAGCATCGTTCCGGATCGACCCGTTCGCACGCACCTGTCTGCTGCAGGGTGTCGATGAACTCGGGTACATTCTCAAGCACGAACCGGCCATCACCGCGTTCGAACAGGCGCGCGTGGCAGCAGGAGGCAAGGCATGA
- the leuB gene encoding 3-isopropylmalate dehydrogenase, with protein MNAHIVVLPGDGIGPEIIREAVKVLNTIASLYGHVFTFTEYAFGGASIDAYGVPATEEMLKACASSSAVLLGAVGGPKWDNVKPEIRAETGLLALRKHLGVFANLRPVAPHPSLTEASPLKSELLAGVNMLVVRELTGGLYFGKPKETRMVKGVEHAVDTLEYSAPEVERVVRLAFTLARNRKRKVTSVDKANVLESSRLWRKVAGQVAKDFPDVAFENMLVDSTAMRLVTAPASFDVVVTENMFGDILTDEAAVIAGSLGLLPSASIGAGGPGLYEPIHGSAPDIAGKGIANPVGTILSAALLLRHSLGLEAEAGCIEDAVNVTLDRGILTPDLGGKASTRDVAESILEVIQKSVAQV; from the coding sequence ATGAACGCGCATATCGTTGTTCTGCCGGGCGACGGCATCGGACCCGAGATCATCCGTGAAGCGGTGAAGGTGCTGAACACCATCGCCTCATTGTATGGACATGTGTTCACCTTCACCGAGTACGCGTTCGGCGGAGCGTCGATAGACGCGTACGGGGTGCCTGCGACCGAGGAGATGTTGAAGGCATGTGCCTCCTCGTCGGCGGTGCTCCTGGGTGCCGTGGGCGGGCCGAAGTGGGACAATGTGAAGCCCGAGATCCGTGCGGAGACCGGGCTCCTCGCGCTCAGGAAGCATCTGGGGGTGTTCGCGAATCTGCGCCCTGTGGCGCCTCATCCATCGCTGACCGAGGCTTCGCCGCTGAAGTCGGAGCTCCTTGCGGGGGTGAATATGCTTGTGGTGCGGGAGCTGACCGGCGGCCTGTACTTTGGCAAGCCGAAGGAGACCCGCATGGTCAAAGGCGTCGAGCATGCGGTGGACACCCTGGAATATTCCGCGCCCGAGGTCGAGCGCGTCGTGCGGCTTGCCTTCACGCTCGCGAGGAACCGGAAGCGAAAGGTGACATCGGTGGACAAAGCCAACGTGCTGGAGAGCTCTCGCCTCTGGCGGAAGGTTGCCGGCCAGGTCGCGAAGGACTTTCCGGATGTGGCGTTCGAGAACATGCTTGTGGATTCAACAGCGATGCGCCTTGTCACTGCGCCGGCGTCGTTCGATGTCGTGGTCACGGAGAACATGTTCGGCGACATCCTGACGGATGAAGCGGCGGTCATTGCCGGCTCCCTCGGGTTGCTGCCGTCAGCATCGATCGGTGCCGGAGGCCCCGGACTGTACGAACCGATCCACGGGTCGGCCCCCGACATCGCAGGGAAGGGCATCGCCAATCCCGTTGGCACGATCCTCAGCGCTGCGCTGTTGTTGCGGCATTCGTTGGGGCTCGAAGCGGAGGCCGGGTGCATCGAAGATGCGGTCAACGTCACGCTGGACAGGGGCATCCTCACGCCCGATCTGGGCGGGAAGGCCTCGACGCGTGACGTTGCGGAGAGTATCCTCGAAGTGATCCAGAAGAGCGTAGCACAGGTTTGA